The Cryobacterium roopkundense sequence CGATTGACAGGTTCTCGACCGTGCGCCAGAGCCGGGGGTTGTCGGACTTGCTCGTGAGCTTCACGCCACCGCTCATCGCAATGGCCTGTCGGCCCGCAGCGAAGTACTGGATGACCACGTACAGGCCCGCGATCACCACGACAGCGATGAAGAGGCCATAGCTGTTCCGAGGGCCGTACACAGCGTTCGCCAGCCACCCGAGGCCCGCGATGATCGCGAAGAAGAAGATCATGATGAAGACGGTGTTGCGTTTGTTTTTCGCAATCGCGCTATACATCTGCGCTCCCGACTAGAACTGCACGCGAGGCGGCTCCGCAATCGCTGCGGAGTCGGCCACCTCGAAGAAGTCACGTTCACTGAAGCCCAGGTTTCGGGCGAAGAGGTGGTTCGGGAAGACCTGGATCTTCGTGTTGAATTCGCGCACGCCACCGTTGTAGAACCGACGTGAGGCCTGAATCTTATCCTCGGTGTCGACGAGCTCACCCTGAAGCTGCAGGTAGTTCTGGCTCGCCTGCAGCTGCGGGTAGGCCTCGGCCACTGCGAAGATGCTCTTCAGCGCTGTCTGCATGTGATTCTCGGCCGCGGAGGCGTCGGCCGGACCCTGGGCCGACAGCGTCTCTGCACGCGCCTTCGTGACGTTCTCGAAGACCGACTTCTCGTGCGCCGCATAGCCCTTGACCGCTTCGATCAGGTTCGGAATGAGGTCGGCACGCCGCTTCAGCTGAACGGTGATGTCGCTCCAGGCCTCGTCGACGCGAACCTTGAAGGTCACGAGTGAGTTGTACGTCGCCCAGAGGTAGATGCCAGCGATGGCAACGATGACAACGACGATCAGGACCGGGATGAGCCAATTCATGGCAGCGTCTCCTTGTAATTTGGGCACGGAAACACGATATTAAGAGCCCCCGAGCGGTGCACCCCCATAGTAGCCAAGTGTTCTGAGGCTCCCCTCCGCTTCTCATAACACTCCAAGCTAAGTCGGAGGGTGCTCCCACCGATCCGATTGTCACCTAATCGGCGCGTGACACGCCCTTGACGTGCCCCGCCGTTTGGCGAAGAGTTCACCCATGACCATTCCCTCCGACACCGCCATCTCTGTGCTGGAGCTGCACGTGCGCCGAGGAAAGCGTCCGGTGCTGCACGGGCTGAACCTCGACGTGCCGCGCGGCCAGGTCGTGGGCCTGCTCGGCCCGAGCGGATGCGGCAAGACCACGCTGATGCGGGCGATCGTGGGCGTGCAGGTCGTGCAATCCGGACGTGTGACCGTGCTCGGGGAACCAGCGGGGTCCCCGCCGCTCCGCCGCCGGGTGGGCTACGTCACGCAGGACGCAAGCGTGTACGACGACCTCACTGTGCGGCAGAACCTCCAGTATTTCCGAGCCGTGGCGGGGGCTCCCCGCACCGACGTCGAGCGGGTCATCGCCCTCACCGACCTCGGCGCACAGGGCGGCCAGCTGGCTGGATCCCTGTCTGGCGGCCAACGCAGCAGAGTCTCACTCGCCGGAGCCCTGCTCGGATCCCCCGACTTGCTTGTGCTCGACGAGCCGACGGTCGGGCTTGACCCGGTTCTGCGCGTGGAGTTGTGGTCACTGTTCCACCGACTGGCAGCCGGGGGAACAAGCCTTCTCGTCTCGAGCCACGTCATGGACGAGGCCACGCGCTGCGACCGACTCCTGCTGATGCGCGACGGCGAGATCCTTGCCGACGACACGCCGAGTGCCCTGCTCGCAGCCACTGCAACCGCCGACATGGAGCAGGCGTTCCTTGTGCTGATCGGGCGACATCCGCTCACACACGGTTCTGAAGAGGGCGTCGGCTCATGACGCCCGCCCGCACGCTCGCCACTGCCGGTCGCATTCTCACCCAGATTCGCCACGATCCGAGAACCATTGTGCTGCTTCTCGTGGTGCCGAGCCTGCTGATCGGGCTCATCGCCTGGATCTTCTCCGACACGTCGACCTTCGAGACCGTCGGACCGGCCATGATCGCCCTGTTCCCTTTCATCGTGATGTTCTTGGTGACGAGCATCACGACCCTGCGCGAACGCCGTACCGGAACCTTGGAGCGCCTGCTCTCAATGCCGTTGGGAAAGGGCGATCTGATCCTCGGTTATACACTCGCTTTCGGCCTGCTCGCGACGCTGCAGTCCGCCGTGGCGGTGGGCTTCGCGGTGGGCGTGTGCGGCCTCGAGATTGTGGGGTCGTTGTGGCTGCTGCTCGCCGTGGCCGTAGCGGATGCCGTGCTCGGCACGGCCCTGGGACTGCTCGCGAGCGCCTTCGCCCGCACCGAATTCCAGGTCGTACAGTTCATGCCACTGTTGGTCTTTCCGCAGATTTTGCTCGGGGGTATTTTCCTGCCGCGGGACCAACTGCCGGATGTGCTTCAAGCAATCAGCGATTGGCTGCCGCTTTCCCACGCGATCGACGCCC is a genomic window containing:
- a CDS encoding ABC transporter ATP-binding protein, which gives rise to MTIPSDTAISVLELHVRRGKRPVLHGLNLDVPRGQVVGLLGPSGCGKTTLMRAIVGVQVVQSGRVTVLGEPAGSPPLRRRVGYVTQDASVYDDLTVRQNLQYFRAVAGAPRTDVERVIALTDLGAQGGQLAGSLSGGQRSRVSLAGALLGSPDLLVLDEPTVGLDPVLRVELWSLFHRLAAGGTSLLVSSHVMDEATRCDRLLLMRDGEILADDTPSALLAATATADMEQAFLVLIGRHPLTHGSEEGVGS
- a CDS encoding ABC transporter permease — encoded protein: MTPARTLATAGRILTQIRHDPRTIVLLLVVPSLLIGLIAWIFSDTSTFETVGPAMIALFPFIVMFLVTSITTLRERRTGTLERLLSMPLGKGDLILGYTLAFGLLATLQSAVAVGFAVGVCGLEIVGSLWLLLAVAVADAVLGTALGLLASAFARTEFQVVQFMPLLVFPQILLGGIFLPRDQLPDVLQAISDWLPLSHAIDALRAVATGSEDDAYVLGELLIIGAWIVGAVVLGSITLRRRTP
- a CDS encoding LemA family protein, encoding MNWLIPVLIVVVIVAIAGIYLWATYNSLVTFKVRVDEAWSDITVQLKRRADLIPNLIEAVKGYAAHEKSVFENVTKARAETLSAQGPADASAAENHMQTALKSIFAVAEAYPQLQASQNYLQLQGELVDTEDKIQASRRFYNGGVREFNTKIQVFPNHLFARNLGFSERDFFEVADSAAIAEPPRVQF